A window of the Deinococcus gobiensis I-0 genome harbors these coding sequences:
- a CDS encoding serine aminopeptidase domain-containing protein gives MTRPFNPADPHATPMADGHPYRVERRVLAGVPCLLELPPEGQPLRGLCVVYHGAWANKEGKLGVYAALTAAGVGVVLPDSALHGERQADTPPGLNAREYVWESVRRTVAEAPALRAALDEAFGPLPVDAVGSSMGGYVVLTLAHLGGLRRAAALITSGVWKEPEVERPELRAFLEAHRPNTHAAGLPPTPLLLASGDSDPTFPLAAHHAPTAAALGAAYAAAGCPQAFTAATFAGVGHYTSRHMRDAAMAFLRAE, from the coding sequence ATGACCCGCCCCTTCAACCCTGCCGACCCACACGCCACGCCGATGGCGGACGGCCACCCCTACCGCGTCGAGCGCCGTGTGCTGGCCGGCGTTCCCTGCCTGCTGGAACTGCCGCCGGAGGGCCAGCCCCTGCGCGGCCTGTGCGTGGTGTACCACGGTGCCTGGGCCAACAAGGAGGGCAAGCTCGGCGTGTACGCGGCCCTCACGGCGGCGGGGGTGGGCGTGGTGCTGCCCGACAGCGCCCTGCACGGCGAGCGGCAGGCCGACACCCCACCCGGCCTGAACGCCCGTGAGTACGTCTGGGAAAGCGTGCGCCGTACGGTGGCCGAGGCCCCGGCCCTGCGCGCCGCGCTGGACGAAGCCTTCGGGCCGCTGCCCGTAGACGCCGTGGGGTCGAGCATGGGGGGCTACGTGGTGCTCACGCTCGCGCACCTGGGGGGGCTGCGCCGCGCGGCGGCCCTCATCACCTCGGGCGTGTGGAAGGAGCCGGAGGTGGAGCGCCCCGAGCTGCGCGCCTTCCTGGAGGCGCACCGGCCCAACACCCACGCCGCCGGGCTGCCCCCCACGCCCCTGCTGCTGGCGAGCGGTGACAGCGACCCGACCTTCCCGCTCGCCGCCCACCACGCGCCCACGGCGGCGGCACTCGGGGCGGCCTACGCGGCGGCCGGGTGCCCCCAGGCCTTCACGGCGGCCACCTTCGCGGGCGTGGGTCACTACACCAGCCGCCACATGCGCGACGCGGCG
- a CDS encoding histidine phosphatase family protein, giving the protein MRHARATGQAPGAALTPEGEQAAQVLATRLAGLGLTRAVSSAWARAAATARPVARALGLDLRTDPRLTERVLSGPDLPFWRAALRLSFGWPGLRFPGGESGHGARTRILAALDEARDPGGITLVVTHGNLLALALGLDYGGWAALRSPDIWVLAPDGRPPFRLDP; this is encoded by the coding sequence GTGCGCCACGCGCGGGCGACCGGTCAGGCCCCGGGCGCGGCGCTGACCCCGGAAGGCGAGCAGGCCGCGCAGGTTCTGGCGACCCGGCTGGCGGGCCTGGGCCTGACCCGCGCCGTGAGCAGCGCGTGGGCACGCGCCGCCGCGACCGCCCGGCCGGTGGCCCGCGCCCTGGGCCTGGACCTGCGCACCGACCCGCGCCTGACCGAGCGCGTGCTGAGTGGCCCTGACCTGCCCTTCTGGCGCGCGGCCCTGCGCCTGAGCTTCGGGTGGCCGGGGCTGCGGTTTCCGGGCGGCGAATCGGGCCACGGCGCCCGCACCCGCATCCTGGCCGCGCTGGACGAGGCCCGCGACCCAGGCGGCATCACGCTGGTCGTCACGCACGGCAACCTGCTGGCGCTGGCGCTGGGGCTGGACTACGGCGGCTGGGCGGCCCTGCGCTCGCCGGACATATGGGTGCTCGCGCCGGACGGCCGCCCACCCTTCAGACTGGACCCATGA
- a CDS encoding FAD-dependent oxidoreductase, with translation MTLPYRSDPRTWDVIVAGGGTAGAVAGIAAARTGARVLVVEAQGSLGGTGTNAWVTPLMRNVSGGQNLNRGLTDELKARLRARGDGATDAGGNDNWFNPEGLKFVLEELLQEAGGEVLYHTQVVQPLMDGGHIGALVVHNKGGLQALRAAVFIDATGDADVAALAGVPFQAGDEDGVHQAMSLRFTLAGVDVGRLRDFLNAHGQWQDSPDFLHFWMVWGRKSSLEGLFREAVTAGVLEERDGDYFQGFSVPGRPGELSFNCPRIRADLNDATDPWQLSTAQTDGRAAITRLLAFCRRFLPGCGDAYLGVVAPMVGVRDSRRIVGDYTLTVTDLLDCVKFPDAICRNHYPVDIHSVRGGARLLHEREGSAPYFAPDAWHDIPYRALVPQGASNLLVPGRAASSTFEAQSAIRVQQNCHSMGEAAGIAAAWAAQAAPPSGRGDVRAVDVAALQDELRRRGGHL, from the coding sequence ATGACCCTCCCCTACCGCAGCGACCCGCGCACCTGGGACGTGATCGTCGCGGGGGGCGGCACCGCCGGGGCAGTTGCAGGCATCGCGGCGGCCAGGACGGGGGCGCGGGTGCTCGTCGTCGAGGCGCAGGGCAGCCTGGGCGGCACCGGCACGAACGCCTGGGTCACGCCGCTCATGCGCAACGTGTCGGGCGGCCAGAACCTCAACCGGGGCCTGACCGACGAACTCAAGGCCCGGCTGCGGGCGCGCGGCGACGGCGCGACCGACGCGGGCGGCAACGACAACTGGTTCAACCCCGAGGGCCTGAAATTCGTACTCGAAGAGCTCCTGCAAGAGGCCGGCGGCGAGGTGCTCTACCACACCCAGGTCGTGCAGCCGCTGATGGATGGAGGGCACATCGGCGCCCTGGTCGTCCACAACAAGGGCGGCCTCCAGGCCCTGCGCGCCGCCGTGTTCATTGATGCTACGGGCGACGCCGACGTGGCCGCGCTCGCGGGCGTGCCCTTCCAGGCCGGCGACGAGGACGGCGTGCATCAGGCCATGAGTCTGCGCTTCACGCTCGCGGGGGTGGACGTGGGGCGGCTGCGCGACTTCCTGAACGCGCACGGCCAATGGCAGGACTCGCCCGACTTCCTGCACTTCTGGATGGTGTGGGGGCGCAAGTCCAGCCTGGAAGGCCTGTTCCGGGAGGCGGTGACGGCGGGCGTGCTGGAGGAGCGCGACGGCGACTATTTCCAGGGCTTCAGCGTACCGGGGCGGCCGGGCGAGCTGTCGTTCAACTGCCCGCGCATCCGCGCCGACCTGAACGACGCCACCGACCCCTGGCAGCTCTCGACGGCGCAGACCGACGGCCGGGCGGCCATCACGCGGCTGCTGGCCTTCTGCCGCCGCTTCCTGCCCGGCTGCGGGGACGCGTACCTGGGCGTGGTCGCGCCGATGGTGGGCGTGCGCGACTCGCGGCGCATCGTGGGGGATTACACGCTGACGGTCACGGACCTGCTCGACTGCGTGAAATTCCCGGACGCCATCTGCCGCAACCACTACCCGGTGGACATCCACAGCGTCCGGGGCGGCGCGCGGCTGCTGCACGAGCGCGAGGGCAGCGCGCCGTACTTCGCGCCCGACGCCTGGCACGACATCCCCTACCGCGCCCTGGTGCCCCAGGGGGCGAGCAACCTGCTCGTGCCGGGGCGCGCGGCGAGCAGCACCTTCGAGGCGCAGTCGGCGATTCGCGTGCAGCAGAACTGCCACAGCATGGGCGAGGCGGCCGGCATCGCGGCGGCGTGGGCCGCCCAGGCCGCCCCACCCTCCGGGAGAGGCGACGTGCGCGCGGTGGACGTGGCGGCCCTGCAAGACGAACTGCGCCGCCGGGGAGGCCACCTCTGA
- a CDS encoding NUDIX domain-containing protein, whose product MRGLFAAKQKFYVNARAIIEREGPEGRELLLQRREKAGEPRRLEFPGGQLDPYEGILDALKREVREETGLTVTALLDDVRHRTHRGERADVECLSPSFVYQTTRGPVDSVGFFFRVQTEGTLTAQGDAAGGHVWLPLADLRARFLTQPDDFDWLTQGALAFYLREPA is encoded by the coding sequence GTGAGGGGCCTGTTCGCCGCAAAACAGAAGTTCTATGTCAACGCGCGGGCCATCATCGAGCGGGAAGGGCCGGAGGGCCGCGAACTCCTGCTCCAGCGGCGCGAGAAGGCGGGCGAGCCCCGCCGCCTGGAGTTTCCGGGTGGTCAGCTCGACCCCTACGAGGGCATCCTCGACGCCCTGAAGCGGGAGGTGCGCGAGGAGACCGGCCTGACCGTCACCGCCTTACTGGACGACGTGCGGCACCGGACCCACCGGGGGGAACGCGCCGACGTGGAGTGCCTCTCACCCTCGTTCGTGTACCAGACGACCCGGGGCCCGGTGGACAGCGTGGGCTTCTTCTTCCGCGTCCAGACCGAGGGAACACTCACGGCGCAGGGAGACGCGGCGGGTGGGCACGTCTGGTTGCCGCTGGCCGACCTGCGGGCGCGCTTCCTGACGCAGCCCGACGACTTCGACTGGCTGACGCAGGGAGCACTCGCCTTTTACCTGCGGGAGCCGGCATGA
- a CDS encoding carbohydrate ABC transporter permease, with the protein MKSSLFDTVSGTPAPTQAHARAAAQLKARKNRRDRLANLLAYAVLIVIALIMLYPFYWTFITSLESSGNIYQAKLLPASLSLRNYAEVLSGTTVPFWRLILNSLIICTLGVSLTVTLATLAAYPLAKMRFPGRDLIFYAILALMVLPNEAGLIVNYITTIKLGLLQQTHPVLDALRQYFAVVLPGIASIVGLFLLRQAYLGVPQELIEAARIDGAGELTIWRRIMLPLALPTIVAFSILEFVAYWNSFLWARIMLPDKNLMPLSAGLLELSGTFSTNSRAVMAGAVITVVPILIVFAFGQKYFMKGLEGAVKG; encoded by the coding sequence ATGAAGTCCAGCCTCTTCGACACCGTCTCCGGAACCCCCGCCCCCACCCAGGCGCACGCCCGCGCCGCCGCGCAGCTCAAGGCGCGCAAGAACCGGCGCGACCGCCTCGCCAACCTGCTGGCCTACGCGGTACTCATCGTGATCGCCCTGATCATGCTCTACCCCTTCTACTGGACCTTCATCACCAGCCTGGAGTCGAGCGGCAACATCTATCAGGCCAAGCTGCTGCCCGCCAGCCTCAGCCTGCGCAACTACGCCGAGGTGCTGAGCGGCACGACCGTACCCTTCTGGCGCCTGATCCTCAACAGCCTGATCATCTGCACGCTGGGGGTGTCGCTGACCGTCACGCTGGCGACCCTGGCGGCCTACCCGCTCGCCAAGATGCGCTTTCCGGGCCGCGACCTGATCTTCTACGCGATCCTGGCCCTGATGGTGCTGCCCAACGAGGCGGGATTGATCGTCAACTACATCACGACCATCAAGCTCGGGCTGCTGCAACAGACCCACCCGGTGCTCGACGCCCTGCGGCAGTACTTCGCGGTGGTGCTGCCGGGCATCGCCAGCATCGTGGGGCTGTTCCTGCTGCGGCAGGCGTACCTGGGCGTGCCCCAGGAACTCATCGAGGCCGCGCGCATCGACGGCGCGGGCGAGCTGACCATCTGGCGGCGCATCATGCTGCCGCTGGCGCTGCCGACCATCGTCGCCTTCTCGATCCTGGAATTCGTGGCGTACTGGAACAGCTTTCTGTGGGCGCGCATCATGCTGCCCGACAAGAACCTGATGCCGCTCTCGGCCGGGCTCCTCGAACTCTCGGGCACCTTCTCGACCAACAGCCGCGCGGTGATGGCGGGCGCGGTGATCACGGTCGTCCCTATCCTGATCGTGTTCGCCTTCGGGCAGAAGTACTTCATGAAGGGGCTGGAGGGGGCGGTGAAGGGGTGA
- a CDS encoding carbohydrate ABC transporter permease, which produces MTTSSRRASRRDQHRAGASGARRSARNTLIAYAFLLPFLALLVLYHTWPVIFGTYLAFARYNIISPPEWVGLDNFRELLRDEQFWSGLRNSLKYILVVPVIQVLSILVALLVNRPMKGIGFFRTAYYVPVVTSFAVVGLIWSWMYQQEGPVNAVLGALGLHRGGSLLNNPATALYAVMFVTLWKGIGYYMVLYLAGLQSIAPELEEAAVIDGATRTQVFWNITLPGLRPTILVCSLLSTISAIKVFEEIYVMTQGGPAGSTYSALFYTYSRAFQDFRYGLAAAAGLIIAVISILFGLLNFKLTRGGRADA; this is translated from the coding sequence ATGACCACATCGTCCCGGCGTGCCTCACGCCGCGATCAGCACCGTGCGGGCGCCTCGGGCGCGCGGCGCAGTGCGCGCAACACGCTGATCGCCTACGCCTTTCTGCTGCCCTTCCTGGCGCTGCTGGTGCTGTACCACACCTGGCCGGTGATCTTCGGGACGTATCTGGCCTTCGCCCGGTACAACATCATCAGCCCGCCCGAGTGGGTGGGGCTGGACAATTTCCGCGAGCTGCTGCGCGACGAGCAGTTCTGGTCGGGGCTGCGCAACAGCCTGAAATACATCCTGGTGGTGCCGGTCATCCAGGTGCTGAGCATCCTGGTGGCGCTGCTGGTCAACCGGCCGATGAAGGGCATCGGGTTTTTCCGCACGGCGTACTACGTGCCGGTGGTCACGAGCTTCGCGGTCGTGGGCCTGATCTGGTCGTGGATGTATCAGCAGGAGGGGCCGGTGAACGCCGTACTGGGCGCGCTGGGGCTGCACCGGGGCGGCAGCCTGCTGAACAACCCGGCGACCGCCCTGTACGCCGTGATGTTCGTGACGCTCTGGAAGGGCATCGGCTACTACATGGTGCTGTACCTCGCCGGGCTTCAGAGCATCGCCCCTGAGCTGGAGGAGGCGGCCGTGATCGACGGCGCGACCCGCACGCAGGTCTTCTGGAACATCACGCTGCCGGGGCTGCGGCCGACCATCCTGGTGTGCAGCCTGCTCTCGACCATCAGCGCCATCAAGGTGTTCGAGGAAATCTACGTGATGACCCAGGGCGGCCCGGCCGGCAGCACCTACTCGGCGCTGTTCTACACCTACTCGCGGGCCTTCCAGGACTTCCGCTACGGGCTGGCCGCCGCCGCCGGGCTGATCATCGCGGTCATCAGCATCCTGTTCGGCCTGCTGAACTTCAAGCTGACGCGGGGGGGAAGGGCCGATGCGTAA
- a CDS encoding DEAD/DEAH box helicase, which translates to MKLSRLPAGFGLDAAAQALALRQESVSDVTREWTDLGWRASGTVQDAGAEYRAAADLGMPPEPKLLESSCTCGRYRCRHVAALVLSTDPPDTPRPAALAQASPESLDPRLRQWLAGFEPSPEASGGRGRQYELRFLLRVGLVTVRGMPAQVRRATLQLVRVPLISGVPNLAAAESYALPKKITAAPAFVQRDADALQLLEVAAQPAHAPGRWEETLYALSDHPATALLLSTLLAAGRLCWGGAASPLSPAPSLRGVPGWLSDESGAQYPSLIVPDVPGAVVLPLARPWAADPARLTLAPVEVDGPPERTARFLSGPTVTPAQATVLAKVMASSALPLPVPLPQGRDLREEKLPFTPQLHLSGRNVPVTVTHGLGLPGGAAGVPPLPGAGSPVLSTEVLSLPVAELRRAYGGLEVREPAASLSSGGLGAELPDLTLTVLRGGELLRVPRDARGERRAMRRTAQAGFDSLELTFPEYALPGHIAPLLTLGGEEAWLDFLRVGVEDLEAAGINVVVHPEFPLRFAEVSDWYGEAGETGGGWFTLDLGIVVDGQRVSLLPVLADLIARQPELFTQSALADLSDDETIFATLDDGRRVPLPAGRVRSILSVLVELNLRDLPSGPLRLPLLDAARLAQLEGAVQARWIGAERLLDLGRRLRDFGGIREVEAPPGLNAELRPYQLQGLAWLQFLREYELGGILADDMGLGKTLQTLAHLLTEKVAGRLDRPALVVAPTSVIGNWQAEATKFTPDLRVLTLHGKNRREQFAELADADLVLTTYPLLPRDIDELGQHAFHYVILDEAQNIKNAKTAAAKAAGSLDARHRLALTGTPLENHLGELWSQFNFLAPGLLHDEKTFRELYRTPIEKRGDPHRRAALAARVRPFILRREKRDVARELPPKTEIPVRVTLEGDQRDLYETVRVTMESRVREELRARGLARSTIAILDALLKLRQAVTDPRLVKLDAARLVQGNAKLDWLSTNLPQMVEEGRRVLIFSGFATLLGHLEELLREHAIPYSKITGQTVDRQSQIDAFQSGETHVFLITLKAGGVGLNLTAADTVIHYDPWWNPAAEEQATDRAYRIGQDKPVFVYKLIAAGSVEERILDLQARKASLAQGILDGGLSDATQLTTNDLDRLFAPLADEEEEERDLEDLVAQGV; encoded by the coding sequence TTGAAACTCAGTCGCCTTCCCGCCGGCTTCGGTTTGGACGCGGCCGCACAGGCCCTGGCGCTGCGCCAGGAGTCGGTGTCCGACGTGACGCGCGAGTGGACCGATCTCGGCTGGCGCGCCAGCGGCACGGTGCAGGACGCCGGGGCCGAGTACCGCGCGGCCGCCGATCTCGGCATGCCGCCCGAGCCCAAGCTGCTGGAGTCCTCGTGTACCTGCGGGCGCTACCGCTGCCGCCACGTCGCGGCGCTCGTCCTCTCGACCGATCCGCCCGACACGCCCCGGCCCGCCGCGCTGGCCCAGGCCTCGCCCGAATCGCTCGATCCCCGGCTGCGCCAGTGGCTCGCGGGCTTCGAGCCGTCGCCCGAGGCCAGCGGCGGGCGCGGGCGGCAGTACGAACTGCGCTTTCTGCTGCGGGTGGGGCTGGTCACGGTGCGCGGGATGCCCGCCCAGGTGCGGCGCGCGACCCTGCAGCTCGTGCGGGTGCCGCTCATCTCGGGCGTGCCCAACCTCGCGGCGGCCGAGAGCTACGCCCTGCCCAAGAAGATCACGGCCGCGCCCGCCTTCGTGCAGCGCGACGCCGACGCCCTGCAACTGCTGGAGGTCGCCGCCCAGCCGGCCCACGCGCCGGGCCGCTGGGAAGAGACCCTGTACGCCCTGAGCGACCACCCGGCGACCGCGCTGCTGCTCTCGACGCTGCTCGCGGCCGGGCGGCTGTGCTGGGGCGGGGCGGCCTCGCCGCTGTCTCCGGCGCCCAGCCTGCGCGGCGTGCCCGGCTGGCTCAGCGACGAGTCGGGCGCGCAGTACCCCTCCCTGATCGTGCCGGACGTGCCGGGCGCGGTCGTGCTGCCGCTGGCCCGGCCCTGGGCCGCCGATCCCGCGCGCCTCACCCTGGCCCCGGTCGAGGTGGACGGCCCGCCCGAGCGCACCGCCCGCTTCCTCTCGGGGCCGACCGTGACGCCCGCGCAGGCGACCGTGCTCGCCAAGGTGATGGCGAGTTCGGCGCTGCCCCTGCCCGTGCCGCTGCCCCAGGGCCGCGACCTGCGCGAAGAGAAACTGCCCTTCACGCCGCAGCTGCACCTCTCGGGGCGCAACGTGCCGGTCACGGTGACGCACGGTCTGGGCCTCCCCGGCGGCGCGGCGGGTGTGCCGCCCCTGCCGGGCGCGGGCAGCCCGGTCCTCTCGACCGAGGTCCTGTCGCTGCCGGTGGCCGAGCTGCGCCGCGCCTACGGCGGCCTGGAGGTCCGTGAACCGGCCGCCAGCCTCAGCAGCGGCGGCCTGGGCGCCGAGCTGCCCGACCTGACCCTGACCGTGCTGCGCGGGGGCGAGCTGCTGCGCGTGCCCCGCGACGCGCGCGGCGAGCGCCGGGCCATGCGGCGCACCGCGCAGGCGGGCTTCGACTCGCTGGAGCTGACCTTTCCCGAATACGCGCTGCCGGGGCACATCGCCCCGCTGCTCACCCTGGGCGGCGAGGAGGCGTGGCTGGATTTCCTGCGCGTGGGGGTCGAGGACCTGGAAGCGGCGGGCATCAACGTGGTCGTGCATCCCGAGTTCCCGCTGCGCTTCGCGGAGGTCAGCGACTGGTACGGCGAGGCGGGCGAGACGGGCGGCGGCTGGTTCACCCTCGACCTCGGGATCGTCGTGGACGGCCAGCGCGTGAGCCTGCTGCCGGTCCTCGCCGACCTGATCGCCCGGCAGCCCGAGCTGTTCACCCAGAGCGCCCTGGCCGACCTGAGCGACGACGAGACCATCTTCGCCACGCTGGACGACGGCCGCCGGGTGCCGCTGCCCGCCGGGCGGGTGCGTTCGATCCTGAGCGTGCTCGTCGAACTGAACCTGCGCGACCTGCCCTCGGGGCCGCTGCGGCTGCCGCTGCTCGACGCGGCGCGCCTCGCGCAGCTCGAAGGCGCGGTGCAGGCCCGCTGGATCGGGGCCGAGCGCCTGCTCGACCTCGGGCGCCGGCTGCGCGACTTCGGCGGCATCCGCGAAGTCGAGGCCCCGCCCGGTCTGAACGCCGAGCTGCGGCCCTACCAGCTCCAGGGGCTGGCGTGGCTGCAATTCTTGCGCGAGTACGAGCTGGGCGGCATCCTGGCCGACGACATGGGGCTGGGCAAGACCCTCCAGACCCTCGCGCACCTCCTGACCGAGAAGGTCGCGGGCCGCCTGGACCGCCCGGCCCTGGTGGTCGCGCCCACCAGCGTGATCGGCAACTGGCAGGCCGAGGCCACCAAGTTCACGCCGGACCTGCGCGTGCTGACCCTGCACGGCAAGAACCGCCGCGAGCAGTTCGCGGAGCTGGCCGACGCCGACCTCGTGCTGACCACCTACCCGCTGCTGCCGCGCGACATCGACGAACTGGGCCAGCACGCCTTCCACTACGTCATCCTCGACGAGGCGCAGAACATCAAGAACGCCAAGACGGCCGCCGCCAAGGCTGCCGGGAGCCTGGACGCCCGCCACCGCCTCGCGCTGACCGGCACGCCGCTGGAAAACCATCTGGGCGAGCTGTGGTCGCAGTTCAACTTCCTGGCGCCGGGGCTGCTGCACGACGAGAAGACCTTCCGTGAGCTGTACCGCACGCCCATCGAGAAACGCGGCGACCCGCACCGCCGCGCCGCGCTGGCGGCCCGCGTGCGTCCCTTCATCCTGCGGCGCGAGAAACGTGACGTGGCCCGCGAGCTGCCTCCCAAGACCGAGATTCCGGTGCGCGTGACCCTCGAAGGCGACCAGCGCGACCTGTACGAGACCGTGCGCGTCACGATGGAAAGCCGGGTGCGCGAGGAGCTGCGCGCGCGCGGGCTGGCGCGCAGCACCATCGCCATCCTCGACGCGCTGCTCAAGTTGCGGCAGGCCGTCACCGACCCCCGGCTCGTCAAGCTCGACGCCGCGCGGCTGGTGCAGGGCAACGCCAAACTCGACTGGCTCTCGACCAACCTGCCGCAGATGGTCGAGGAAGGCCGCCGCGTGCTGATCTTCAGCGGCTTCGCCACGCTGCTGGGGCACCTGGAAGAACTGCTGCGCGAACACGCCATCCCCTACAGCAAGATCACCGGGCAGACGGTGGACCGCCAGAGCCAGATCGACGCCTTCCAGAGCGGCGAGACGCACGTCTTCCTGATCACCCTCAAGGCGGGCGGCGTGGGCCTGAACCTCACGGCCGCCGACACGGTCATCCACTACGACCCCTGGTGGAACCCGGCCGCCGAGGAGCAGGCCACCGACCGCGCCTACCGCATCGGGCAGGACAAACCGGTGTTCGTGTACAAGCTCATCGCGGCAGGCAGCGTCGAGGAACGCATTCTCGACCTCCAGGCGCGCAAGGCCTCGCTGGCGCAGGGTATCCTCGACGGGGGCCTGAGCGACGCCACGCAGCTCACCACCAATGACCTCGACCGCCTCTTCGCGCCGCTGGCCGACGAGGAAGAGGAGGAGCGGGACCTGGAAGACCTGGTGGCGCAGGGCGTCTGA
- a CDS encoding nitroreductase family protein — MTSPDLRRLSADQVRTYFDGHRTVRQYVTQEDGSPLRLSADHLDAVLHAAQRAPTDATAQLYSIIHLVSPQVRAEAARMTTNPHIATASEAFVLCADVRRVVRTLEASGSQGGHWPAVAVHFGIGDAVLAGQNLLTAAEMLGYQGCWIGGVLNDLDGLIDLLALPQGVLPFSALTIGQAAEQPPLRPRVPRPLVVHADAYRDATPEELRGAVEVMNPIAARRDEPGDWARLLRAYFGPGGGMEKREPALEAALQRQGLWSAQA; from the coding sequence ATGACTTCTCCCGACCTCCGCCGCCTCAGCGCCGATCAGGTGCGCACCTACTTCGACGGTCACCGCACGGTGCGCCAGTACGTGACCCAGGAGGACGGCTCGCCGCTGCGCCTGAGTGCCGACCATCTCGACGCCGTGCTGCACGCCGCGCAGCGTGCCCCGACCGACGCGACGGCGCAGCTCTACTCCATCATTCACCTCGTGTCGCCCCAGGTGCGCGCCGAGGCGGCCCGCATGACCACCAACCCCCATATCGCCACCGCCTCGGAGGCCTTCGTGCTGTGCGCCGACGTGCGCCGGGTTGTGCGCACCCTGGAGGCCAGCGGCAGCCAGGGTGGCCACTGGCCCGCCGTGGCCGTGCATTTCGGCATCGGGGACGCGGTGCTCGCAGGCCAGAACCTGCTGACGGCCGCCGAGATGCTGGGCTACCAGGGCTGCTGGATCGGCGGGGTGCTCAACGACCTCGACGGCCTGATCGACCTGCTCGCGCTGCCCCAGGGCGTGCTGCCCTTCTCGGCCCTGACCATCGGGCAGGCCGCCGAGCAGCCGCCCCTGCGCCCGCGCGTGCCCCGGCCGCTGGTGGTGCATGCCGACGCCTACCGCGACGCGACGCCCGAGGAACTGCGCGGCGCCGTGGAGGTCATGAACCCCATCGCCGCGCGGCGGGACGAACCCGGCGACTGGGCGCGGCTGCTGCGGGCCTACTTCGGCCCCGGCGGCGGCATGGAGAAGCGCGAGCCGGCGCTGGAGGCGGCCCTCCAGCGCCAGGGGTTATGGAGCGCGCAGGCCTGA